The Psychromonas sp. MME1 genome window below encodes:
- the dndE gene encoding DNA sulfur modification protein DndE produces the protein MLPNRMNLNRTTEEQLKKLKQFTGISPNVSSRIAFYRSIESDFRYSVESAKKLDGSLVLDKVTWLGDTQLVTELTLKLTYPELDEKEKMAAWAAHVEDGIASLRNHKNFVHLALAI, from the coding sequence ATGCTACCCAATAGAATGAACCTAAATAGAACCACTGAAGAGCAGCTAAAGAAACTGAAGCAGTTTACGGGTATTTCACCGAATGTCTCTTCACGTATCGCCTTTTACCGCTCTATCGAGTCTGACTTTAGATACTCAGTGGAATCTGCGAAAAAGCTAGACGGTAGCTTGGTATTAGATAAAGTGACGTGGTTGGGTGATACCCAATTAGTAACTGAGCTGACGTTAAAACTCACCTACCCTGAGTTAGATGAAAAAGAGAAGATGGCCGCCTGGGCGGCACATGTTGAAGATGGGATTGCTTCGTTGAGAAATCATAAAAATTTTGTTCATTTAGCATTAGCTATTTAA